From the Sphingobacteruim zhuxiongii genome, the window TTTGCTGATTTAACGCTTTTGCTTGACCGCGGGCGATATCGCCCATTACTTGAACCTCATCAATACTTCTTTGTGAAGGCCTCAACAAGACTTCAATGGCCGCTTGCCCAGCGCTAACAGTAATCGACTGCGAGTAATGCTCATATCCTAAATAATCAACCGTCAATTGATAAGTGCCAGTCGGGAGATTCAGAAATTCAAAATTACCATTGATATCAGAAACAGTAAAACGACCACCCTCAGTGATCCTCAATGTCGCTCCAGGCAAAGAGAAATTATCATTCCCATCCATGATCTTACCTTTTAGAATAGTCGTTTGTGCGAAGGAACATAAGCACAAGAAATTAAACAGAGTTAGTAAAAATATTCTCATATAGGTTTTAGTTTTTATCTGCGCCAAAACTAAAGCCACTAAGTAAACCACTAATTAATAAAAGATTATAAAATTGTTAAGAGATCAAACTAAAATTAAAAACACGTACTACAGATAAATAAACGACTATTTTCAAAAGAAAATTTGTTAGCTATTTCGTTACATCCGAATATCATCTTTTGGATTATTTCAATATTAATTCAATCTCTTTAGTATTTTAGGACATAATATTCAGTAAAGGTTACTTATGGAAAACAAGGTATTTTATGAAGGCCAGGTTCTTTGGTCTCAAATTGATGCAAATGTACACCTACGTCATTCTGCCTACGCAGATTTCTGTGCTCAGGCAAGAAGCAACATGCTCAATAAATTGGGTTTATCGCTTACAGATTTCTCAAGAATGAAAATTGGTCCAATACTTTTTCGCGAAGAATTAACGTATTATCGAGAGATTGGACTAGACGAGCATATTCAAGTGACTGTTGAAATCAGCAAATTCAATCGTAAAAATTCTCGATTCTCCTTTCGTCATGAGGTTATTAAAGAAAATGGCGTGCGTGCAGCCGTAGTTGTTGTGGATGGCGCTTGGATGAATCTGGTTGAACGTAAGCTAACCTCGGTTCCTGAAAATTGGCTTTCTGTAATTGATAAGATTCCGCGCTCCGAAGATTACGTCGAAGTAGATGAATAAAACAAATAATGTCTAAACAAATCACAAATCATTCTAACGCATTATTCCTTATCTTTGATCTATGTTATATATAGTCCCTACACCGATTGGAAACTTGGAAGACATGACTTTCAGGGCTATCAATGTATTAAAATCGGTTGATATTATTCTGGCCGAAGATACGCGAACCAGTGCACCTTTATTGAAGCACTTTGGTATAGATAAAAAAGTATTTGCCCATCATCAACATAACGAACACAAAGCTGTTTCTGAGATTATTCGATTAATGAAAGAAGGACAACAGATAGCCTTGATTTCTGATGCTGGAACTCCAGCGATTTCTGATCCCGGTTTCTTACTTGTTCGTGAGAGCATCAAAGAAGGACTGGAAGTACAATGTTTGCCAGGTGCTACGGCATTTGTTCCAGCACTAGTCAATTCAGGACTTCCAAATGATCGCTTCTGTTTTGAGGGATTTCTTCCTGTTAAAAAGGGACGACAAACTCGCCTAAAAGCGCTTACAGAGGAAAAAAGAACCATGATTTTCTATGAGTCTCCGCATCGTATTCTAAAAACGATCGAAGAATTTATGGTGGTATTTGGAGAGGAACGTCAAGCGAGTTTATCCAGAGAGATCAGTAAGCTATATGAGGAAACTGTTCGCGGAACTTTAACCGAATTAAAAGAGCATTTTGAGCAAAACCCTATAAAGGGAGAATTCGTATTTTGTGTCGCTGGCGCAGAATAAAGAAACAATAATTAACACATTCAAATCTTGAATCAATGGAAAACTATCAAATTGACAAGTACATACAAGACGGACAGGATCCGAAAGTCGTAGAAAAGATTCACGGAAAAATTCTCGACATGTTAACACCTGGAGAATCGATTAATTATATCGCATTGCAAAAGAAACCTGCTGTCACCCTATTGCCTGATAGCATTACCGTAAGTAACAAGCGCCTATTTCTTTGCGAATTTACAAAACTAGGGCTTGCTACAAATTTTGAAATCTTCGCTTGGCAAGAAGTCAAAGACATCGCGTTTAAAGAGGAGATATTTGGCTCTAAAGTTACTGTTATCCCTTTCACAGGTGAAAACTTAACAATTGACTATATCCCAAAAACACAAGCTAGAAAGTTATATCAATTGATTAAAGCAGCTTTAGACAATCTTCAAAATCAGAAACAAGAACCTAAAGAAAGTAAGATCATCATTGAAAACAAACCAGTTTACACCAATCCTACTCCGCCGGTGAAAGTCGAAGTCGATAAACCCGTGATACCTGCGGCACCTATTGAAGAAAAGCCTATCATTTTGGAAGAAAAACGTGAAGAAAGAATCGCGCCTGCGCCTTCACTAAATGATACCTTTCAAAAACAGGAACCAAGACCCACTTCCTTCGGTACATCTTCGTCTATTCCTTCGAGCTTTTCCAACCAAGTTGAAAAGCCAACTGAAGAGGAAGACGAAATTACATTGAAATTGAAGAAACTAAAGACACTATACGACAAACAATTGATTACACAGGCCGAATACGAGACAAAGAAAGCCGAGATATTAAGCAAATTATAAGTTCATGAGATCAAATTACCTGTTAGCTTTACTTTCCGCTTTTTTATTATGGCTAGCATGGCCGCCGATCCCTTATACTGCTGTATTATTATTGGTTGCCTTTGTTCCACTTTTGATTGCTATTGAGCAAACGATAAGAGGGGACTATAAGAACAAGGGAAGAAAAGTTTTTACACTAGCATTTTTAACAGGAGTAGTTTGGAATACTGCTTCGATCTACTGGGTATATAATGCAATGAATGCATTCCTAGATGCCATTCCATCTCTCCTTATTTCACTTGTCCCTTATACGCTGGCACCGTTACTTATGGCGCTAGCTTTCCGTCTCTATTATCAATTAAGAAAGAGGAATGGAATCCTTATTAGTTTCATGGGGCTTATATCCTTCTGGATTATTTATGAATACCTACACCAAACCTGGGATCTATCCTTCCCATGGATGACTTTAGGAAATGGATTTGCAAATACACATCAACTTATTCAATGGTATAGCATTACCGGAGTATACGGAGGAACGCTTTGGATCTGGTTAACGAATATTTGCTTGTTCTTATTGATTTGGCAAAAGAGAAATGGTATTGAAGCAATTAACAATAAAGTTCTAATTGGTTCCTTAGCAGGAATTATCTGTATTCCTGCAATTGTATCCATCGTTTGGTATAGCAAATATGAAGAGCATGTGAATCCTTCTGAAATTGTTACGGTACAACCGAATATTGATCCTTTCGGGAAATGGGGACCGATAACGCCTGAAGAGCAGCTATCTGTTCTGACCAATTTATCTCAAAAGGTCGCAAAACTCAATACGGAATTCTTCATTTGGCCGGAGACAGCTATTTCGGATCGCAATGGTGTCAATGAAGAAGAATTCAGAGACTATCCACAATATCAAAAAATTTTAACTTTTCTAGAACCTTACCACAATGGAAATGTGCTATCCGGGATTGAGAGTTATGCGCTCTACTCGGATCAACGGACACCAACCGCGAAGAAAATAGGCAATCTGTTTTGCGACAGGTTCAATGCTGGCGTATTAATCGATGGCAGTAGCAAATTGCAATTCTATCATAAGTCTAAATTAGTGCCTGGAGCTGAGCTTTTGCCATTCGGAAATACGTTAAGCTTTTTAAAACCGTTCTTCGCACATTTTGGAGGAACTACAGGTGGATATGCCAGCCAAGATAAACCCAGCGTTTTCTATTCAGCGAGCGGAATTGGTGCTGCACCTGTCATCTGCTATGAATCTATTTGGGGGAATTATGTGGCTGAATATGTTAAAATGGGGGCACAATTCATTGCTGTCATAACAAATGACGGTTGGTGGGGCGACACTTCCGGAAAAGACCAACACCTGCAATACGCAAAATTACGAGCGATTGAAAACCGTCGTTGGGTTGTTCGATCCGCAAATACCGGGATTTCCGCCTTTATCAATCAACGTGGTGATATTGTTCAAAAATCTTCTTGGTGGGTACCCACAGCTTTATCTCAAGAAATCAATCTGAATGAAGAATTAACGTTCTATACACGCTCGGGCGATCTAATTGTATATTTAAGTTTCTTAACAGGTTTGATATCAATCGGTTTAATGATTGTCAGAAAACGAAATTAATCTGTTTTATTACTATACGTTTTTTTATATTTGCCGTCATGCATGTATATTTTGATAATGCCGCTACCACTGCTTTAGACAAAGCAGTTATCGACGTAATGGTACAAACAATGAACGATAATTTTGGAAACCCTTCATCCATACATGCGCATGGTAGAGAATCCAAAACTATCGTTGAGAAAGCTAGAAGAACTGTAGCTAAATTATTGCACGCTTCTCCAGCAGAAATATTTTTTACCTCCGGTGGAACTGAAGCTGATAATATGGCTATCGTGCGAGCAATAGAGGCCTACGGAATTACTCACGCCGTATCGTCCCCTATTGAACATCATGCGGTTCTACATACGCTAGAAGAATTACAGAAAGACGGAAAAATCCATTTGGATTTCCTTCGTTTAGATCAAAAAGGGAATATTGATTTATCTCATCTGGAAGAGCTGT encodes:
- a CDS encoding acyl-CoA thioesterase, with amino-acid sequence MENKVFYEGQVLWSQIDANVHLRHSAYADFCAQARSNMLNKLGLSLTDFSRMKIGPILFREELTYYREIGLDEHIQVTVEISKFNRKNSRFSFRHEVIKENGVRAAVVVVDGAWMNLVERKLTSVPENWLSVIDKIPRSEDYVEVDE
- the rsmI gene encoding 16S rRNA (cytidine(1402)-2'-O)-methyltransferase encodes the protein MLYIVPTPIGNLEDMTFRAINVLKSVDIILAEDTRTSAPLLKHFGIDKKVFAHHQHNEHKAVSEIIRLMKEGQQIALISDAGTPAISDPGFLLVRESIKEGLEVQCLPGATAFVPALVNSGLPNDRFCFEGFLPVKKGRQTRLKALTEEKRTMIFYESPHRILKTIEEFMVVFGEERQASLSREISKLYEETVRGTLTELKEHFEQNPIKGEFVFCVAGAE
- a CDS encoding PH domain-containing protein translates to MENYQIDKYIQDGQDPKVVEKIHGKILDMLTPGESINYIALQKKPAVTLLPDSITVSNKRLFLCEFTKLGLATNFEIFAWQEVKDIAFKEEIFGSKVTVIPFTGENLTIDYIPKTQARKLYQLIKAALDNLQNQKQEPKESKIIIENKPVYTNPTPPVKVEVDKPVIPAAPIEEKPIILEEKREERIAPAPSLNDTFQKQEPRPTSFGTSSSIPSSFSNQVEKPTEEEDEITLKLKKLKTLYDKQLITQAEYETKKAEILSKL
- the lnt gene encoding apolipoprotein N-acyltransferase → MRSNYLLALLSAFLLWLAWPPIPYTAVLLLVAFVPLLIAIEQTIRGDYKNKGRKVFTLAFLTGVVWNTASIYWVYNAMNAFLDAIPSLLISLVPYTLAPLLMALAFRLYYQLRKRNGILISFMGLISFWIIYEYLHQTWDLSFPWMTLGNGFANTHQLIQWYSITGVYGGTLWIWLTNICLFLLIWQKRNGIEAINNKVLIGSLAGIICIPAIVSIVWYSKYEEHVNPSEIVTVQPNIDPFGKWGPITPEEQLSVLTNLSQKVAKLNTEFFIWPETAISDRNGVNEEEFRDYPQYQKILTFLEPYHNGNVLSGIESYALYSDQRTPTAKKIGNLFCDRFNAGVLIDGSSKLQFYHKSKLVPGAELLPFGNTLSFLKPFFAHFGGTTGGYASQDKPSVFYSASGIGAAPVICYESIWGNYVAEYVKMGAQFIAVITNDGWWGDTSGKDQHLQYAKLRAIENRRWVVRSANTGISAFINQRGDIVQKSSWWVPTALSQEINLNEELTFYTRSGDLIVYLSFLTGLISIGLMIVRKRN